From the genome of Flavobacterium luteolum, one region includes:
- a CDS encoding DUF6515 family protein, translating to MKNISKTVKKLALLMCLTGTFLFISVDSLAQRHRGGGGGGGFNRGGGGAAHTRPARPATQSRPNVSRPTTTRPTATTRPAATRPGANNSGTKINRPSNNSNRNNTVNRNNTVNRNNTVNRNNVGNRNTNISGNNVNRNRNNVNINVNNSVHVRNNRNTVVRPGYRPYTRPPYVYGGYRYNCYHPYYPRPYRPFYWGPVWHPWGFFVATLATTAIIVSVENQKYHYDQGVWYTSTNGGYTAVPAPVGGTVNNIPSGAETVNTGTVNNYYYGGTYYEKDGEKYTVVAPTAGTIVENLPEGGEEVTIGDVKYVKFGETYYQPVQVDGKDKYEVVQVEKDS from the coding sequence ATGAAAAATATATCGAAAACAGTAAAAAAACTGGCACTTTTAATGTGTTTGACCGGAACTTTTTTGTTTATTTCTGTTGACAGTTTAGCACAGCGTCATCGCGGCGGCGGCGGAGGTGGCGGATTTAACAGAGGCGGCGGAGGGGCAGCTCATACTCGTCCCGCAAGACCAGCAACGCAATCTAGACCAAATGTGAGTAGACCTACCACAACAAGGCCAACAGCAACGACTAGACCAGCCGCAACTAGACCTGGAGCAAATAACTCGGGAACTAAAATAAATAGACCTTCTAACAATTCCAACAGAAACAATACGGTAAATAGAAACAATACAGTAAATAGAAATAATACCGTAAACAGAAACAATGTTGGTAACAGAAATACCAACATAAGCGGTAATAACGTAAACAGAAATAGAAATAACGTCAACATCAATGTTAACAACAGTGTTCATGTTCGCAATAATCGAAATACAGTAGTTCGTCCCGGATATAGACCATACACACGTCCACCTTATGTATACGGCGGTTACAGATACAATTGCTACCATCCTTATTATCCACGCCCTTACAGACCTTTTTATTGGGGACCAGTTTGGCATCCTTGGGGATTTTTTGTTGCAACTCTAGCAACTACAGCGATTATTGTTAGTGTAGAAAATCAGAAATATCACTACGACCAAGGAGTTTGGTATACCTCGACAAATGGCGGTTATACTGCTGTACCTGCACCAGTTGGCGGAACTGTAAATAATATTCCGAGTGGCGCTGAAACAGTCAATACAGGAACAGTCAATAATTACTATTACGGAGGAACATATTATGAAAAAGACGGTGAAAAATATACTGTCGTTGCCCCTACTGCTGGAACAATTGTAGAAAACTTGCCTGAAGGCGGAGAAGAAGTGACAATTGGAGATGTAAAATATGTAAAATTTGGCGAAACCTATTACCAGCCTGTACAAGTTGATGGCAAAGATAAATATGAAGTAGTTCAAGTTGAAAAAGACAGTTAA
- the nusB gene encoding transcription antitermination factor NusB — protein MQSIYAMHQSGSDNMEKEEKFLFYSIDNIQDLYLIMLSSLIEICKKEAVYLHLSSKKHLATAAERNPNEKFIKNKIFQLLAESNSLSIALENRKINNWSLNDDYIILLLNDVKASDIYKKYMSNNVNTFEEDRQFIIDLFENVIVPNEKLYEYLEDDKLTWVDDIPVVNTHIVKQLKAIKTEDPDDFRVPKLYKDVEDKDFAKDLFRRTILNETAFAKEYEDKTPNWDSDRIAEIDTIILKMAICEFIKFPSIPVKVTLNEYLEIAKEYSTPKSSIFINGILDNLVKELTANKKMVKVGRGLM, from the coding sequence ATGCAATCCATTTATGCAATGCACCAAAGCGGTTCTGATAATATGGAAAAAGAAGAAAAATTTCTTTTTTATAGCATAGATAATATTCAGGACTTATATCTTATAATGCTTTCTTCATTGATAGAAATTTGCAAAAAAGAAGCTGTCTATTTGCATCTGTCAAGTAAAAAACACCTTGCTACTGCAGCAGAACGTAATCCGAACGAAAAGTTCATCAAAAACAAAATCTTCCAACTTTTAGCGGAAAGTAATTCTCTTAGCATTGCTTTAGAAAATCGTAAGATCAATAACTGGTCTTTAAACGATGATTATATCATTTTGCTTTTAAATGATGTTAAAGCAAGCGATATCTACAAAAAATACATGAGCAATAACGTAAATACGTTTGAAGAAGACAGACAATTTATAATTGATTTGTTTGAAAATGTTATTGTGCCAAACGAAAAATTATATGAGTATTTAGAGGATGATAAATTAACTTGGGTTGATGATATTCCGGTTGTAAATACGCATATTGTTAAACAATTGAAAGCTATCAAAACCGAAGATCCAGACGATTTTAGAGTGCCAAAATTGTATAAAGATGTTGAAGATAAAGATTTTGCTAAAGATTTGTTTAGAAGAACAATTTTAAATGAAACTGCTTTTGCAAAAGAATACGAGGATAAAACACCAAATTGGGACAGCGATCGTATTGCCGAAATTGATACTATTATCCTAAAAATGGCAATTTGCGAGTTTATTAAATTCCCTTCAATTCCAGTAAAAGTAACTCTTAACGAATATTTAGAAATTGCAAAAGAGTATTCTACACCAAAAAGTAGTATTTTTATCAACGGAATTTTAGATAATCTTGTTAAGGAACTGACTGCCAATAAAAAAATGGTAAAAGTAGGAAGAGGGTTAATGTAA
- the yajC gene encoding preprotein translocase subunit YajC — MGQLTQFAPFLLMFVVIYFFMIRPQQKRAKNEKEFESSLKVGDKIVTKSGFHGKIAELAETTVVIETMSGKLKLERSAISLELSAALNKKA, encoded by the coding sequence ATGGGACAATTAACTCAATTTGCGCCATTTCTATTGATGTTTGTGGTAATCTATTTCTTCATGATTAGACCACAGCAAAAAAGAGCAAAAAACGAAAAAGAATTTGAAAGCAGCCTAAAAGTAGGTGATAAAATAGTTACAAAAAGTGGTTTCCACGGTAAAATCGCTGAATTAGCAGAAACTACTGTTGTAATCGAAACAATGTCTGGAAAATTAAAATTAGAGCGTTCTGCTATTTCTTTAGAATTGAGCGCTGCTTTGAATAAAAAAGCGTAA
- a CDS encoding ABC transporter ATP-binding protein, translating to MKELSYLNKYFIKYKYSFSLGILITIIAQIFSLFTPKLISKSLNAIENFDKLSAAEQKSEIVIASFRQDLIHNVLLIIGTTIVAGFLTFLMRQTLIVMSRHIEFDLKNEVFRQYENLSQNFYKQNRTGDLMNRISEDVSKVRMYVGPAVMYTINTAIRFAIVILYMYNVSPLLTLYTILPLPILSYCIFKLSSEINKRSTTFQQYLSKVSSFTQEIFSGIRVIKAYSLENQHQNNMVDLAEESKRKSLSLARVQSLFGPLMIALIGISNLVVIYFGGVMYINGSIPNIGTIAEFILYVNMLTWPVASLGWVSSMVQEAEASQKRLNEFLKIEPEIKNNNQNTSEIQGNISFENVSFTYDDTNIEALKNVSFTVKKGETLAILGKTGSGKSTILSLISRLYDVTEGAVKIDGNEISTLNLNDLRNNIGIVPQDAFLFSDTIKNNIKFGNQNATDEEVIEAAKNAVVHDNIIAFNKQYDTVLGERGITLSGGQKQRVSIARAIIKNPAILLFDDCLSAVDTETEEMILNNLFEISKDKTTIIVSHRVSSAKNADKIIILEDGKIIQQGSHNQLINQEGYYASLYLKQLSEKELL from the coding sequence ATGAAAGAATTAAGCTATTTAAACAAATATTTCATTAAATATAAATACAGTTTCTCGCTTGGTATTTTAATCACCATAATCGCACAAATATTTTCTCTATTTACTCCAAAACTGATCAGCAAGTCTTTAAACGCTATAGAGAATTTTGACAAATTATCTGCTGCAGAGCAAAAATCGGAAATAGTAATCGCATCTTTTCGTCAGGATCTCATTCATAATGTGCTACTTATTATTGGAACAACCATTGTAGCTGGATTTTTAACCTTTTTAATGCGTCAGACCTTAATTGTAATGTCTCGCCATATTGAATTTGATCTAAAAAATGAAGTTTTTAGACAATATGAGAACCTTTCGCAAAATTTCTACAAACAAAATAGAACTGGAGATTTGATGAACCGTATTAGCGAAGACGTTTCAAAAGTTCGTATGTATGTTGGGCCGGCAGTAATGTATACTATAAATACAGCTATCCGTTTCGCGATTGTCATATTATATATGTATAATGTATCGCCGCTTCTTACCTTATATACTATACTGCCTTTGCCGATTCTTTCGTATTGCATTTTTAAATTAAGTTCTGAAATCAATAAACGAAGCACGACGTTCCAACAATATCTTTCTAAGGTTTCGAGTTTTACACAAGAAATATTTTCAGGAATTCGGGTTATAAAAGCGTATTCTTTAGAAAATCAGCATCAAAATAATATGGTTGATTTGGCTGAAGAAAGCAAACGTAAAAGTTTGAGTCTAGCAAGAGTACAATCTTTATTTGGGCCTTTAATGATTGCCCTTATCGGAATCAGTAATTTGGTTGTAATATATTTTGGAGGTGTAATGTATATTAATGGAAGCATTCCTAATATTGGAACCATCGCAGAATTTATTTTATATGTAAACATGCTGACGTGGCCAGTTGCTTCTTTAGGATGGGTTTCATCTATGGTGCAGGAAGCAGAAGCTTCTCAAAAACGCTTGAATGAATTCTTGAAAATTGAACCAGAAATTAAAAACAATAACCAAAACACTTCAGAAATCCAAGGAAACATCTCTTTCGAAAATGTTTCTTTCACTTATGATGACACCAACATTGAAGCTTTAAAAAATGTTTCTTTTACAGTAAAAAAAGGAGAAACATTGGCCATCCTCGGAAAAACAGGTTCTGGAAAATCGACTATTCTTTCTTTGATTTCGAGATTGTACGATGTTACAGAAGGCGCAGTTAAAATTGACGGAAACGAAATCAGTACTTTAAACTTAAATGATCTTCGAAATAATATTGGAATCGTACCTCAGGATGCCTTCTTATTTTCGGATACGATTAAAAACAATATCAAATTCGGAAATCAAAATGCAACTGACGAAGAGGTAATCGAAGCTGCTAAAAATGCAGTCGTTCACGACAATATTATCGCCTTTAACAAACAGTACGACACTGTTTTAGGCGAAAGAGGAATTACACTTTCGGGCGGACAAAAACAGCGTGTTTCTATTGCGAGAGCCATTATTAAAAACCCAGCGATTTTACTTTTTGACGATTGCCTGTCTGCTGTTGATACAGAAACCGAAGAAATGATTTTGAATAATTTGTTCGAAATTTCTAAAGACAAAACAACCATAATTGTAAGTCATCGAGTATCATCTGCCAAGAATGCAGATAAAATTATTATACTTGAAGATGGTAAGATAATTCAACAAGGTTCTCATAATCAATTAATAAATCAAGAAGGTTATTATGCATCGTTATATTTAAAACAACTTTCGGAAAAAGAATTACTTTAA
- a CDS encoding formylglycine-generating enzyme family protein, whose product MKNKTFWIFALLTLSIISIAYSYTRFSDKAEKTAVECHETPSTTAESEFKPTVENKLKPTEKAPKGMVWIPGGEFSMGTNVEDESLCSIKGVTKDAAPIHRVYVDGYYMDETEVTNEEFEKFVKATGYVTVAEQKPTKEEFPTANEEDLVTGSVVFTPTPSAVNLNNFLQWWRYEPGADWRHPDGPQSTIKGKEKYPVVHVVYEDAAAYAKWAGKRLPTEAEWEFAARGGKTGNLYAWGNDLKPKGKFQANIYQGHFPIKDGDTGEDGFKGIAPTAQYAPNAYGLYDMAGNVWEWVNDWYSVDYYKSLAESGKVTKNPQGPSAYYDPSDPSEIKRVHRGGSFLCTDQYCTRYMVGTRGKGEIRSAANHVGFRCVKSK is encoded by the coding sequence ATGAAAAATAAAACCTTTTGGATTTTTGCACTACTTACATTATCCATTATTTCAATTGCTTACAGTTACACTAGATTTTCAGATAAAGCAGAAAAAACAGCTGTCGAATGTCATGAAACTCCAAGTACTACTGCAGAATCTGAATTTAAACCAACTGTCGAAAATAAACTTAAACCGACAGAAAAAGCTCCCAAAGGCATGGTTTGGATTCCTGGAGGAGAATTTTCAATGGGAACAAATGTAGAAGATGAAAGTTTATGCAGTATTAAAGGCGTTACTAAAGATGCAGCTCCAATACATAGAGTTTATGTTGATGGATATTATATGGATGAAACTGAAGTAACCAATGAAGAATTTGAAAAATTTGTAAAAGCTACAGGGTATGTAACTGTTGCGGAACAAAAACCAACAAAAGAAGAATTTCCGACAGCAAATGAAGAAGACCTAGTTACTGGTTCTGTTGTCTTCACTCCTACTCCTTCAGCGGTTAATTTGAATAATTTCTTGCAATGGTGGCGTTATGAACCAGGCGCTGATTGGAGACATCCAGACGGTCCGCAGAGCACCATTAAAGGAAAAGAAAAATATCCTGTTGTGCATGTTGTATACGAAGATGCTGCTGCTTATGCTAAATGGGCTGGAAAAAGATTGCCAACAGAAGCAGAATGGGAATTTGCAGCACGCGGTGGTAAAACTGGAAATCTATATGCTTGGGGAAATGATTTAAAACCTAAAGGAAAATTTCAAGCTAATATTTACCAGGGGCATTTCCCTATCAAAGATGGTGATACTGGAGAAGATGGTTTTAAAGGCATTGCTCCAACAGCACAATACGCTCCAAACGCATACGGTTTGTATGACATGGCTGGAAATGTATGGGAATGGGTAAACGACTGGTACAGCGTTGACTATTACAAATCATTAGCAGAAAGTGGGAAAGTGACAAAAAATCCGCAAGGACCTAGCGCTTATTATGATCCTAGTGATCCAAGCGAAATAAAACGAGTTCATCGCGGTGGCTCATTCTTGTGTACAGACCAATACTGCACTCGATACATGGTGGGAACAAGAGGAAAAGGCGAAATCAGATCGGCTGCTAACCATGTTGGCTTTAGATGCGTAAAAAGCAAATAG
- the pepT gene encoding peptidase T, with amino-acid sequence MQHIIDRFISYVTIDTESDPNSQTTPSTQKQWNLANKLVEELKAIGLEEVTIDDKAYIMATLPSNVDHEVPTIGFVSHFDTSPDFSGANVKPQIVENYNGKDIVLNAEKNIVLSPDYFKDLLQYKGQTIITTDGTTLLGADDKAGITEIVSAMEYLIQHPEIKHGKIRIGFTPDEEIGRGAHHFDVEKFGAQWAYTMDGSQIGELEYENFNAAGAKITFKGKSVHPGYAKGKMINSMLLANDFINELPKGQTPQETKGYEGFFHVHHIKGNIEETVLELIIRDHNRKKFEKRKELIYKLAKQFNKKFAKKFGEDIVIAEVKDQYYNMKEKVLPVKYIVDIAEKAMRELSIKPIIKPIRGGTDGSQLSFMGLPCPNIFAGGHNFHGKYEYVPAESIQKATDVIVKIAELTAIPGIFDVPEKSKRKR; translated from the coding sequence ATGCAACATATCATAGATCGTTTTATCAGTTATGTAACAATTGATACTGAATCGGATCCAAATTCACAAACCACTCCAAGCACACAAAAACAATGGAACCTTGCCAATAAATTAGTTGAAGAACTTAAAGCAATTGGACTTGAAGAGGTAACTATAGATGACAAAGCTTACATCATGGCAACACTTCCAAGTAATGTTGATCATGAAGTACCAACGATTGGTTTTGTTTCTCACTTTGATACTTCGCCAGACTTTAGCGGAGCAAATGTAAAACCGCAAATTGTTGAAAATTACAACGGAAAAGATATCGTTTTGAACGCTGAGAAAAACATTGTTTTATCTCCTGATTATTTTAAAGATTTATTGCAATATAAAGGTCAAACCATCATTACAACTGACGGAACAACTTTATTAGGAGCTGATGACAAAGCTGGAATTACAGAAATCGTTTCGGCAATGGAATACCTGATTCAGCATCCTGAAATTAAACACGGGAAAATCAGAATTGGATTTACTCCAGATGAAGAAATCGGACGTGGAGCGCATCATTTTGATGTTGAAAAATTCGGAGCGCAATGGGCTTACACAATGGACGGAAGCCAGATTGGTGAATTAGAATATGAAAATTTTAATGCAGCTGGAGCTAAAATTACTTTTAAAGGAAAAAGCGTTCACCCAGGTTATGCTAAAGGAAAAATGATCAATTCTATGCTTTTGGCAAACGACTTTATCAATGAACTTCCAAAAGGCCAAACTCCACAAGAAACTAAAGGCTATGAAGGTTTCTTCCATGTGCATCATATCAAAGGAAATATTGAAGAAACAGTTTTAGAATTGATTATTCGCGATCACAACAGAAAGAAATTCGAAAAACGAAAAGAATTGATTTATAAACTGGCTAAACAATTCAATAAAAAATTCGCAAAGAAATTTGGCGAAGATATTGTGATCGCTGAAGTAAAAGATCAATATTACAATATGAAAGAAAAGGTTCTACCTGTAAAATATATTGTAGATATTGCCGAAAAAGCAATGAGAGAATTGAGCATAAAACCAATCATTAAACCAATTCGTGGTGGAACTGACGGTTCGCAATTGTCATTTATGGGATTGCCTTGTCCGAACATTTTTGCTGGCGGACATAACTTCCATGGAAAATACGAATATGTGCCTGCAGAAAGCATTCAGAAAGCTACTGATGTAATTGTAAAAATTGCTGAACTTACTGCTATTCCAGGAATTTTTGATGTACCAGAAAAATCTAAAAGAAAAAGATAA
- a CDS encoding Glu/Leu/Phe/Val family dehydrogenase — translation MDATFATGKELQKMDPVFGQLSFDDHEQIVFCNDKDTGLKAIIGIHNSVMGPALGGTRMWNYNTEWEALNDVLRLSRGMTFKSAITGLNIGGGKAVIIGDAKTQKTPELMRKFGEFVHSLSGRYITAEDVGMETKDMDTVRDVTPYVTGISEERGGSGNPSPVTAYGVYLGMKAAAKSQFGTDVLDGKKVLVQGIGHVGETLVDYLTKEGAQVTITDINEEKLYQVASKYNAAIYTGEDLYTADVDIYAPCAMGATINDATVDKIKAKVIAGAANNQLADENVHGARLQERGILYAPDFLINAGGIINVYAELANYGKAEIMSKTENIYNTTLEIIDFAAKNNITTHKAALTIAQNRIDQRRIENAKK, via the coding sequence ATGGATGCAACTTTCGCAACTGGAAAGGAACTTCAAAAAATGGATCCTGTTTTTGGTCAATTATCTTTTGACGATCACGAACAAATTGTATTTTGCAATGACAAAGATACAGGTTTAAAAGCAATTATTGGTATTCATAATTCGGTTATGGGGCCAGCTTTGGGAGGAACCAGAATGTGGAATTATAACACAGAATGGGAAGCTTTAAACGATGTTTTACGTCTTTCTAGAGGTATGACGTTTAAATCTGCTATTACTGGACTTAATATTGGTGGAGGTAAAGCCGTTATTATTGGCGATGCTAAAACTCAGAAAACGCCTGAATTAATGCGTAAGTTTGGTGAATTCGTTCACTCATTAAGCGGAAGATATATTACTGCTGAGGATGTCGGAATGGAAACTAAAGACATGGACACAGTAAGAGATGTAACGCCTTATGTTACGGGTATTTCTGAAGAAAGAGGTGGTTCTGGAAACCCTTCTCCAGTTACTGCTTACGGAGTTTACTTAGGTATGAAAGCTGCTGCTAAAAGTCAGTTTGGAACTGATGTTTTAGATGGTAAAAAAGTTTTGGTACAAGGAATTGGACACGTGGGTGAAACTTTGGTTGATTATTTAACTAAAGAAGGAGCACAGGTGACTATTACCGATATTAACGAAGAAAAATTATATCAAGTAGCTTCAAAATACAATGCTGCAATTTATACTGGAGAAGATTTGTATACTGCAGATGTTGATATCTACGCACCGTGTGCAATGGGAGCAACAATTAATGATGCTACAGTAGACAAAATTAAAGCTAAAGTTATTGCTGGTGCAGCAAACAATCAATTAGCAGATGAGAATGTTCATGGTGCAAGATTACAAGAAAGAGGAATTTTATATGCTCCAGATTTCTTGATCAACGCTGGTGGAATTATCAATGTTTATGCTGAATTAGCAAACTACGGTAAAGCTGAAATTATGAGCAAAACAGAAAATATCTATAATACTACTTTAGAAATCATAGATTTTGCAGCTAAAAATAATATTACAACGCATAAAGCGGCACTTACAATTGCTCAAAACCGTATCGATCAAAGAAGAATCGAGAACGCTAAGAAGTAA
- a CDS encoding OprO/OprP family phosphate-selective porin — translation MYSTNKPNRISKYSLLVFLLLIGFKGFSQQEKDTTKLMNVRYGSKGIELETRDKKFLFQLASRLQFRFSTPNDTDPLTYDDYSQDAKTTFKINRARLKIGGHAFEPWLKYYWEYELSQSNLLDFRIMIEKWDFLSFKVGQWKTEFTRERFISSGEQQMVDRSLINRPFTVDRQLGVEVYGHLKGAGIADFNYWAAALTGTGRGSTSNDDNHLMYFGRAQWNFLGRFLDFEGCDLEFHEKPTPIIAFSAITNRSPYTRFSQAGGGSLDGFEDGLPGQYRVNQWNLESAFMYRGFSWQSEWHTKEIIDKYNNNDMTVMKGYYVQAGYFFHNVFKWWPKHLEMAGRHAAYRPDNSIRENRQDESTLAFNWFFKGHKNKLTSEVSYFSFQDKTLPLQEGWRFRIQWDISL, via the coding sequence ATGTATAGCACAAATAAACCAAATCGCATTTCTAAATATTCCCTCTTAGTTTTTCTTTTACTAATTGGTTTCAAAGGATTTTCGCAGCAAGAAAAGGACACTACCAAACTAATGAATGTTCGTTATGGCAGTAAAGGAATTGAATTAGAAACCCGTGACAAAAAGTTTCTCTTCCAATTAGCAAGCCGACTTCAATTTCGTTTTTCAACACCAAATGATACAGACCCTTTAACTTATGATGATTATAGCCAAGACGCTAAAACGACTTTCAAAATAAACCGTGCCAGATTAAAAATTGGCGGTCATGCTTTTGAACCTTGGCTTAAATACTATTGGGAGTACGAATTAAGCCAGTCCAATTTATTGGATTTCAGAATCATGATCGAAAAATGGGATTTTCTGAGCTTTAAAGTTGGGCAATGGAAAACAGAGTTTACGCGAGAACGCTTTATTAGCAGCGGCGAACAGCAGATGGTTGACCGATCTCTTATTAACCGCCCGTTTACTGTAGACCGACAATTAGGAGTTGAAGTTTACGGTCATTTGAAAGGTGCCGGAATTGCCGATTTTAATTATTGGGCTGCAGCTTTGACAGGAACAGGACGCGGAAGCACGTCTAATGACGATAATCATTTAATGTATTTTGGAAGAGCACAATGGAATTTCTTAGGCAGATTTCTTGATTTTGAAGGCTGTGATTTAGAATTTCATGAAAAACCAACTCCAATTATTGCCTTTTCAGCCATCACAAACCGAAGTCCTTACACACGTTTCTCGCAAGCTGGAGGAGGTTCTCTAGACGGGTTCGAAGATGGCCTTCCAGGACAATACAGAGTCAATCAATGGAATTTGGAAAGCGCATTTATGTATCGCGGTTTTTCTTGGCAGAGCGAATGGCATACCAAAGAAATTATAGACAAATACAATAATAATGATATGACTGTAATGAAAGGCTATTATGTTCAAGCTGGATATTTCTTTCATAATGTTTTTAAATGGTGGCCAAAACATTTAGAAATGGCTGGACGACATGCCGCCTATAGACCTGATAATTCTATAAGAGAAAATAGACAAGACGAATCTACTTTGGCATTTAACTGGTTTTTCAAAGGACATAAAAACAAACTAACTTCAGAAGTAAGTTATTTTAGTTTTCAAGATAAAACACTTCCTTTACAAGAAGGGTGGCGATTTAGAATACAATGGGATATCTCATTATAA
- a CDS encoding YdeI/OmpD-associated family protein: MEPNSDKKHVWDKVNQWEEELLFLKSIIDKTELVETIKWGGPIYVYNKKNVIGIGGFKNYFAIWFLNGVFLKDEKKRLINAQEDKTKSMRQWRFTSKEEVNEKEVLEYIHEAIENEKQGKVIKPSKKEAIVSELLEKEMIQNPALKEAFEKFSPYKQYEFLEYIETAKQEKTKISRIEKVIPMILANVGLNDKYR; this comes from the coding sequence GTGGAACCGAATTCTGACAAAAAACACGTTTGGGACAAAGTCAATCAATGGGAAGAAGAACTTCTTTTCCTGAAATCAATTATTGACAAAACAGAACTGGTCGAAACCATAAAATGGGGAGGGCCTATATATGTCTACAACAAAAAAAATGTTATCGGAATCGGAGGTTTCAAAAATTATTTTGCCATTTGGTTTCTAAACGGTGTTTTTCTGAAAGATGAAAAAAAGAGACTTATCAACGCTCAAGAAGACAAAACAAAATCGATGCGCCAATGGCGTTTTACTTCAAAAGAGGAAGTAAACGAAAAAGAAGTTTTAGAATACATTCATGAAGCGATTGAAAACGAAAAACAAGGAAAAGTCATTAAACCTTCTAAAAAAGAAGCTATTGTATCTGAGCTTTTAGAAAAAGAAATGATTCAAAATCCAGCTTTAAAAGAAGCATTTGAAAAATTTTCTCCTTACAAACAATATGAGTTTTTAGAATATATCGAAACGGCTAAACAGGAAAAAACGAAAATTTCAAGAATCGAAAAAGTGATTCCGATGATTTTGGCAAATGTTGGATTGAATGATAAATACAGGTAG